A region of Leifsonia xyli DNA encodes the following proteins:
- a CDS encoding 50S ribosomal protein L32, whose product MAVPKRKQSRANTHARRSQWKASAPTLVKTIENGKVTYSLPHRAKVVEDSAGTALFLEYKGRKVADV is encoded by the coding sequence ATGGCCGTCCCCAAGCGGAAGCAGTCGCGCGCCAACACCCACGCCCGCCGTTCGCAGTGGAAGGCCTCGGCCCCCACGCTGGTCAAGACCATCGAGAACGGCAAGGTCACCTACAGCCTCCCGCACCGCGCCAAGGTGGTCGAGGACTCGGCGGGCACCGCCCTCTTCCTCGAGTACAAGGGCCGCAAGGTCGCCGACGTCTGA
- a CDS encoding ribonuclease III, with protein MVSEKIDRTALLQKLGVDIDPELLELALTHRSYAYEHGGIPNNERLEFLGDSILGQAVTVKLFRENPHLDEGELAKRRASLVSSVALAEVARGIGLGEYLRLGRGENQSGGREKASILADTVEALIGATYLDAGGDAATALVLRLIEPLLDDPDRFGAAMDPKTSLQEAAAHRGAGLPVYTVTNTGPDHSKTFHATVEVGGLVTATGEGTSKKQAEMAAALSAWTELTRRRARASRG; from the coding sequence GTGGTCTCTGAGAAGATAGACCGCACTGCACTCCTCCAGAAGCTCGGGGTCGATATCGACCCCGAGCTTCTCGAGCTTGCGCTGACACACCGCTCGTACGCGTACGAGCACGGCGGCATCCCCAACAACGAGCGCCTCGAATTCCTCGGCGATTCGATCCTGGGGCAGGCGGTCACGGTGAAGCTGTTCCGCGAGAACCCGCACCTCGACGAGGGCGAGCTCGCCAAGCGGCGCGCCAGCCTCGTCAGCTCCGTCGCGCTGGCGGAGGTCGCCCGCGGTATCGGCCTGGGGGAGTACCTCCGACTGGGCCGTGGCGAGAACCAGAGCGGCGGACGCGAGAAGGCGTCGATCCTGGCCGACACGGTCGAGGCGCTGATCGGCGCGACGTACCTGGACGCGGGCGGCGACGCCGCGACCGCACTGGTCCTGCGCCTGATCGAACCCCTGCTCGACGACCCGGACCGGTTCGGCGCAGCGATGGACCCCAAGACGAGCCTGCAGGAGGCGGCCGCCCACCGCGGCGCGGGTCTGCCCGTCTACACGGTCACGAATACCGGGCCGGACCACTCCAAGACCTTCCACGCCACCGTCGAGGTCGGCGGACTGGTCACGGCGACGGGCGAGGGCACGAGCAAGAAGCAGGCCGAGATGGCCGCGGCGCTCAGCGCCTGGACGGAACTGACGAGACGACGTGCCCGAGCTTCCCGAGGTTGA
- a CDS encoding DNA-formamidopyrimidine glycosylase — translation MPELPEVEVVRAGLAPAVTGATILGVEVFEPRSLKRHDPLAGVFESLLTGRTMQGPVRRGKFLWIPLEGTPRRAIVAHLGMSGQILLREPGTVEAGLLRIRLHIESPDHGELWVHFVDQRIFGSMAVDSLVPTDDGAHGGLGTDEPLIPTQVTHIARDPLDPAFDDARFAAALARKNTGIKRALLDQTLVSGIGNIYADEALWAARIHYAQPANSLGRAKVRTLLAEIRHVLEKALAEGGTSFDAQYVNVNGNSGYFSHSLNAYGRQGEPCPRCGTPIVREQFMNRGSHFCPHCQRLRVPRAVA, via the coding sequence GTGCCCGAGCTTCCCGAGGTTGAGGTCGTCCGCGCCGGACTCGCCCCCGCGGTGACCGGCGCGACCATCCTCGGCGTGGAGGTCTTCGAGCCGCGGTCGCTGAAACGGCACGACCCCCTCGCCGGCGTCTTCGAGTCGCTGCTCACCGGCCGCACCATGCAGGGGCCGGTCCGCCGCGGCAAGTTCCTGTGGATCCCGCTCGAGGGCACGCCGCGACGCGCCATCGTCGCGCACCTCGGGATGAGCGGCCAGATCCTGCTGCGCGAGCCCGGGACCGTCGAGGCCGGCCTGCTCCGCATCCGCCTGCACATCGAGAGCCCGGACCACGGCGAGCTCTGGGTTCACTTCGTCGACCAGCGCATCTTCGGATCCATGGCCGTCGACTCCCTCGTGCCGACGGACGACGGCGCACACGGCGGCCTCGGGACCGACGAGCCGCTCATCCCGACCCAGGTCACGCACATCGCCCGGGACCCGCTGGACCCCGCGTTCGACGACGCCCGCTTCGCTGCGGCGCTCGCCCGAAAGAACACCGGCATCAAACGCGCCCTGCTCGACCAGACGCTCGTCAGCGGCATCGGCAACATCTACGCCGATGAGGCGCTGTGGGCCGCGCGCATCCACTACGCCCAGCCCGCGAACTCGCTCGGCCGCGCGAAGGTCCGCACCCTCCTCGCCGAAATCCGTCACGTGCTCGAGAAGGCGCTGGCCGAGGGCGGGACCAGCTTCGACGCGCAGTACGTCAACGTCAACGGCAACTCGGGCTACTTCTCCCACAGCCTCAACGCCTACGGCCGCCAGGGCGAGCCCTGCCCGCGCTGCGGCACCCCGATCGTCCGCGAGCAGTTCATGAACCGCGGCTCCCACTTCTGCCCGCACTGCCAGCGCTTGCGCGTCCCCCGCGCCGTCGCCTGA
- a CDS encoding branched chain amino acid ABC transporter substrate-binding protein — translation MLRKKVTIGAAVAASVALLLAGCANQPSTGGSTNGNSSKVDIPAITSVDVPKDAVLPAGDGKATCPAGLTIGYVGAETGPNAQLGINIYNGIQLAINQHNEANKGCQVGFKKFDTEGDPNKATGPVTQAVNESDIVGVVGLPFSGESKATGNIFEQQGLVHITPSATNPGLTQNGWKTFFRGLGNDAVQGPAAAKFLTGKLEAKKVYLVQDDSDYGIGLGTQTSKALGDALVGTDKVTTGQKDFSAVISKIINAKPDAVYYAGYYAEGAPFDQQLVNKGYKGTFVGPDGVKDDQFIKLAGDASSNAYFTCPCIPGELITDFESAYKKLASAEPGTYSIEGYDAATVLLSGIDKGKTTRADLLSFVKDYDADGLSKHYKWDSTGELQAPAVYGYKVENGKIVPIGTIGQ, via the coding sequence ATGCTACGGAAGAAAGTCACCATCGGTGCGGCTGTTGCAGCGTCAGTCGCACTGCTCCTGGCTGGATGCGCGAATCAGCCGTCCACCGGAGGATCCACCAACGGGAACTCGTCCAAGGTCGACATCCCGGCGATCACGTCGGTCGATGTGCCCAAGGACGCGGTCCTGCCCGCCGGCGACGGAAAGGCCACGTGTCCTGCTGGCCTGACCATCGGCTACGTGGGCGCCGAGACCGGCCCGAACGCTCAGCTGGGTATCAACATCTACAACGGCATCCAGCTGGCCATCAACCAGCACAACGAGGCCAACAAGGGCTGCCAGGTCGGCTTCAAGAAGTTCGACACCGAGGGCGACCCGAACAAGGCGACCGGTCCGGTCACCCAGGCCGTGAACGAGTCCGACATCGTCGGCGTCGTCGGCCTCCCGTTCTCGGGTGAGTCGAAGGCCACCGGCAACATCTTCGAGCAGCAGGGTCTCGTCCACATCACCCCGTCGGCCACCAACCCCGGCCTGACCCAGAACGGCTGGAAGACCTTCTTCCGCGGCCTGGGCAACGACGCGGTGCAGGGCCCGGCGGCGGCCAAGTTCCTCACGGGCAAGCTGGAGGCCAAGAAGGTCTACCTGGTCCAGGACGACTCCGACTACGGCATCGGCCTCGGCACCCAGACCTCGAAGGCGCTCGGCGACGCGCTCGTCGGCACCGACAAGGTGACCACCGGCCAGAAGGACTTCTCCGCCGTGATCTCGAAGATCATCAACGCGAAGCCGGACGCGGTCTACTACGCGGGCTACTACGCCGAGGGCGCTCCGTTCGACCAGCAGCTGGTCAACAAGGGCTACAAGGGCACGTTCGTCGGCCCCGACGGCGTGAAGGACGACCAGTTCATCAAGCTGGCCGGCGACGCGTCCAGCAACGCGTACTTCACCTGCCCCTGCATCCCGGGTGAGCTCATCACCGACTTCGAGTCGGCCTACAAGAAGCTCGCCAGCGCCGAGCCGGGCACCTACTCGATCGAGGGCTACGACGCCGCCACCGTCCTGCTCTCGGGCATCGACAAGGGCAAGACGACCCGCGCCGACCTCCTCTCCTTCGTGAAGGACTACGACGCCGACGGTCTCAGCAAGCACTACAAGTGGGACTCCACGGGTGAGCTGCAGGCCCCGGCCGTCTACGGCTACAAGGTCGAGAACGGCAAGATCGTTCCGATCGGCACCATCGGCCAGTAA
- a CDS encoding branched-chain amino acid ABC transporter permease codes for MLETLVLHPALDSSWINFDVNALVQNFWSATFDGLTFGAVYGLIAVGYTLVYGVLNLINFAHSEVFIVGAYGVVVTLTSLGFGPSAPNLSPAAIIGDLILALLVGMVAAGATAWILERVAYRPLRKRNAPRLVFLITAIGASFTIQYLIFLIRGANAEPAVTMFIPQPIFDVFGTIVNSQQLIIVIASVLLMVGTDWFIRRTRTGRGIRAVAQDPDTATLMGVNKERIIQITFITGGILAGAAALFYVMLVPSGVIYNGGFILGVKAFAAAVLGGIGNVRGALLGGLLLGVIGNYGQILLGDSQWTDVVAFVVLVLVLLVKPSGILGTSLGRSRA; via the coding sequence ATGCTAGAAACCCTCGTCCTCCATCCCGCCCTCGATAGTTCCTGGATCAACTTCGACGTCAACGCGCTCGTCCAGAACTTCTGGAGCGCCACCTTCGACGGCCTCACCTTCGGAGCGGTCTACGGCCTCATCGCCGTCGGCTACACGCTGGTCTACGGCGTCCTGAACCTCATCAACTTCGCCCACTCCGAAGTGTTCATCGTCGGCGCCTACGGCGTCGTCGTCACCCTCACCAGCCTGGGCTTCGGTCCGAGCGCCCCCAACCTCAGTCCCGCGGCGATCATCGGCGACCTCATATTGGCGTTGCTCGTCGGCATGGTCGCGGCAGGTGCCACCGCGTGGATCCTGGAGCGCGTCGCCTACCGGCCGCTGCGGAAACGCAACGCGCCCCGCCTGGTGTTCCTCATCACCGCGATCGGCGCGTCCTTCACGATCCAGTACCTGATCTTCTTGATCCGGGGCGCGAACGCGGAGCCGGCGGTGACCATGTTCATCCCGCAGCCGATCTTCGACGTCTTCGGGACGATCGTGAACAGCCAGCAGCTCATCATCGTGATTGCCTCGGTGCTCCTGATGGTCGGCACCGACTGGTTCATCCGCCGCACCCGCACCGGCCGCGGCATCCGCGCGGTGGCGCAGGACCCGGACACGGCGACGCTCATGGGCGTGAACAAGGAGCGGATCATTCAGATCACGTTCATCACCGGCGGTATCCTCGCCGGCGCCGCCGCCCTGTTCTACGTGATGCTCGTCCCCTCGGGCGTCATCTACAACGGCGGCTTCATCCTGGGCGTCAAGGCGTTCGCCGCAGCCGTCCTCGGCGGCATCGGCAACGTCCGCGGCGCACTGCTCGGCGGTCTGCTGCTGGGCGTCATCGGAAACTACGGCCAGATCCTGCTCGGCGACTCGCAGTGGACCGACGTGGTCGCGTTCGTCGTCCTGGTCCTGGTGCTGCTGGTCAAGCCCAGCGGCATCCTGGGCACATCGCTCGGAAGGAGCCGCGCATGA
- a CDS encoding branched-chain amino acid ABC transporter has product MSMTEGPRVLPDGREEQAVDSFEAARGKRANGPFQQFRDRWNNLPRPVQWAWLLIVVALAYALPYLNFFPLSTAPGNDWPLACFSMAVYALIAIGLNVVVGYAGLLDLGYVAFFAVGSYTAAMLTSPDSPFVKIPYLWTIPVAIAVTMTFGIILGVPTLRLRGDYLAIVTLGFGEIVRILATIIPAMKGQVGFQNVGHPPGTNADGVPIFSNSNGVPWYWLTITVIIVILLLVGNLERSRVGRAWVAIREDEDAAEIMGVPTFKYKVWAFAIGAGVGGLSGALFAGQVGFVNNQKFDVQTSILFLAAVVLGGAGNKVGAMLGGAIVAYIPLRFTVIADYKYLIFGIALVLIMIFRSQGLFPARQKLLAYGRHAYRLMVDAAKRSPRPVTGATPAVGTATLDAGSLDGDGAKGGAR; this is encoded by the coding sequence ATGAGCATGACGGAAGGTCCCCGGGTCCTCCCCGACGGGCGCGAGGAGCAGGCGGTCGACTCGTTCGAGGCCGCCCGCGGCAAGCGCGCCAACGGCCCGTTCCAGCAGTTCCGTGATCGCTGGAACAACCTGCCCCGCCCCGTGCAGTGGGCGTGGCTGCTGATCGTCGTCGCGCTGGCGTACGCGCTGCCGTACCTCAACTTCTTCCCGTTGAGCACGGCGCCCGGCAACGACTGGCCTCTGGCCTGCTTCTCGATGGCCGTGTACGCGCTCATCGCGATCGGCCTGAACGTCGTCGTGGGCTACGCCGGCCTGCTCGACCTCGGCTACGTGGCGTTCTTCGCCGTCGGGTCGTACACCGCGGCGATGCTGACCAGCCCCGACTCGCCGTTCGTCAAGATCCCGTACCTGTGGACGATCCCGGTCGCCATCGCGGTGACGATGACGTTCGGCATCATCCTCGGCGTCCCGACGCTCCGCCTCCGCGGCGACTACCTGGCGATCGTGACCCTCGGCTTCGGTGAGATCGTGCGCATCCTGGCGACGATCATCCCCGCGATGAAGGGCCAGGTCGGCTTCCAGAACGTCGGCCACCCGCCGGGGACCAACGCCGACGGCGTGCCGATCTTCTCCAACTCCAACGGCGTTCCCTGGTACTGGCTGACGATCACGGTGATCATCGTGATCCTGCTGCTGGTCGGCAACCTCGAGCGCAGCCGGGTCGGCCGCGCGTGGGTCGCCATCCGCGAGGACGAGGACGCCGCCGAGATCATGGGCGTCCCCACCTTCAAGTACAAGGTGTGGGCGTTCGCGATCGGCGCCGGTGTCGGCGGCCTCTCCGGTGCGCTGTTCGCCGGCCAGGTCGGCTTCGTCAACAACCAGAAGTTCGACGTGCAGACGTCGATCCTGTTCCTCGCGGCCGTCGTCCTCGGCGGCGCGGGCAACAAGGTCGGTGCGATGCTCGGCGGCGCGATCGTGGCGTACATCCCGCTGCGGTTCACCGTCATCGCGGACTACAAGTACCTGATCTTCGGCATCGCCCTCGTGCTGATCATGATCTTCCGGTCGCAGGGCCTGTTCCCGGCCCGGCAGAAGCTGCTCGCCTACGGCAGGCACGCGTACCGGTTGATGGTGGACGCGGCCAAGCGCAGCCCGAGGCCGGTGACCGGGGCCACCCCGGCCGTCGGCACGGCGACGCTGGACGCGGGATCGCTCGATGGTGACGGCGCGAAGGGAGGCGCACGATGA
- a CDS encoding ABC transporter ATP-binding protein, whose protein sequence is MTDARNTAPEEEPALGANEDELEAAGVDLEVAEAAAPDREIAVEVGENIVEVRNLTVKFGGLTALDDVTFDIRRGEILGLIGPNGAGKTTCFNAMTGVYKPTSGDVLLEGQTIKGRKQHQITRMGLSRTFQNIRLFGEMTALENVVVGLDARHRTSVPGALLRLPRHQREEKSSIDRGMALLEFVGIADHAGSLSRSLPYGYQRRLEIARALATDPKVLCLDEPAAGFNPAEKEELMELIRTIRADGYTVLLIEHDMKLVMGVTDRIVVLEFGRKIADASPEEIRNDPKVIAAYLGEPEDDVA, encoded by the coding sequence ATGACGGACGCACGCAACACCGCTCCCGAGGAGGAGCCGGCGCTCGGCGCCAACGAGGACGAGCTGGAGGCCGCGGGCGTCGACCTGGAGGTCGCCGAGGCGGCGGCCCCGGACCGCGAGATCGCGGTCGAGGTCGGCGAGAACATCGTGGAGGTGCGCAACCTGACCGTGAAGTTCGGCGGTTTGACGGCGCTCGACGACGTGACGTTCGACATCCGCCGTGGCGAGATCCTGGGTCTGATCGGCCCGAACGGCGCCGGCAAGACGACCTGCTTCAACGCGATGACGGGCGTCTACAAGCCGACCAGCGGCGACGTGCTGCTGGAGGGTCAGACGATCAAGGGACGCAAGCAGCACCAGATCACCCGCATGGGCCTGTCGCGCACGTTCCAGAACATCCGCCTCTTCGGCGAGATGACCGCTCTGGAGAACGTGGTCGTCGGTCTGGACGCGCGCCACCGCACCTCGGTGCCCGGTGCGCTGCTCCGCCTCCCGCGGCACCAGCGCGAGGAGAAGTCGTCGATCGACCGCGGCATGGCGCTGCTGGAGTTCGTCGGCATCGCCGACCACGCCGGATCCCTGTCACGTTCGCTGCCGTACGGCTACCAGCGCCGCCTGGAGATCGCGCGCGCACTGGCGACCGACCCGAAGGTGCTCTGCCTGGACGAGCCGGCCGCCGGCTTCAACCCGGCGGAGAAGGAGGAGCTGATGGAGCTCATCCGCACCATCCGCGCCGACGGGTACACCGTGCTGCTGATCGAACACGACATGAAGCTGGTCATGGGCGTCACCGACCGGATCGTGGTGCTGGAGTTCGGGCGCAAGATCGCCGACGCCAGCCCGGAGGAGATCCGGAACGACCCGAAAGTGATCGCCGCCTACCTCGGGGAGCCCGAAGATGACGTTGCTTGA